In Thiofilum sp., the genomic window GGGCGGCTAATAGCTGGTACTTGCGAGGCAAAGACAGCAGGGACGGGAACGGAACTAGAACCAGTGACTATGCCAAGTTAGGAGAGCAAGCCATTAACCAGCGCACTGAATTATGCGGTGATAAATCACTCATTAGTGACCTAATTGACACCATCACCCGATGAACCCGTAAAACCCCAAAAGATAGCCCTAAGCCCTCTAAAATCCCGTGATTTTCAGATGGGGGAGTTTTGGGGGACTTTTGGGGGCGCAAAAATTAAGCAATTGAGGCTTAAAATCATGACACAGAACACCTTAAACGACAGCCAAACCGTACACGATAAATTATTAGCAGAACTCAAAAAGGCTGATTTACGTAATCAAAAAGGACGCGATGCTATCCACAGCCTGATTATTAAATCCCATGCGGTAACGCTCATTAGTGACCATGTAAAAGCGAATAATGGCAATCGTGAGCAGTACGTAAGCGGGTTGCTGGCACTGGTAAATCATTATGATTGTGGGGCTAGTGTGAGCACTCGCACCCTTGCAACACAGGCAGCGGGTGAAGGCTTAAGCGCTACGTTCCTAGAAACTAAACTTATACCCTTACTCTTAGAGCTAGGGGTGATTATCCGGTTAAGCGAGAAGTCGTATAAATGGCAGATAGCCGAAAAGATAGGGACTAAGCCCTCTTTCCTTGAATACTTTAAGCCTGTACTCGACATTGAAAGCACGCAAGCGCTACGCAAACAACAAGCCACGGCGGCGAATGAGGCTAGATTGTTAGAGTTGGCACGCAAGCAAGCCCTGATTGCCCAAAGCCGCAAGCAAGCCACGATGCAAGCGCTCAATGCTGCACAAGAAGCGGAACGTTTAGCCGCCTCACTGCCTGCCACTCCTAAAACGCCTTTCGATTGGGCAAAAGCTAACGCTATGCCCTTGGTGATTATGGTTTTACTAGGTGCGGTCGTCATAGGTGGAATCCTCCAACCCACAGGCACACCTGCCAACAGTCCCCAACTTGCACCCTTAGCACTGCAACCTAGTCCTACCCTATCCATTCAATCCGCTACGTTTGGGAGTGCTGAATAATGTTCATCGGTAAATTCAACCCACACTCCATAGTACCTAGCACCTATAAAGCAATGGCAGCGTGTACAGGTACGGTGCTTACTACGCTGGCACTCACTCACAGCGCACCTTTAGCCGTCGGTGCATTAGGTGCGCTTTACCTCGCTAACCAATACCGGACCAGGGACAGTCGAGACGGGTACTTATTCGATAGTCCTTTAGATGACTTGATTAATTCACCGGAATTAATCGCTAATGTGAACGACTTGGTAACGGAACGCCTACGCAAAGCCACAGGGAATAAGGATTTAACCGCCTTGGAATCCCGTAGCGCTCAATACCGTCTCTTTAAAATCTCCACGGATAACCCGCAAGAACTCGCTAAAGCCTTGCCTAGAGTGGCTAGTGTCTTAGGTATTGCACCGGATGAATTAGGGTTTATTCCCACAGCAGCGCGTGATTTAAGCATTATTTTAGCGCCCTTACCTCGCAGTGAATGGCAAGCCGTGCCTTTTGATGAAAGCCAGCTTAAGCCTAATGAGTTAATAGGTTATGTGGGCATAGACGTACAAGGGCAACCTGTGACCTATAACCGCCAACATTCACCTCATATGATGATTAGCGGAACAACCAACGCGGGTAAAACCGAAGCCATTAGAGCCGATATGCACGCCATGCGGTTAAGTGGCTTAAATCCAGAGATTTATATTATCGATGCAAAAGGCACTTTGAGGCGTGAACCTTGTAATCAATTCACCGCTGATATGAATGAGGGATTAGAAATACTCACTGAAATAAACCAGCGGGCTAGAGAACGGATGCAGGAAATAGTAAAGGCAGATTGTGATAATTGGTTTGAATATAAAAAGCGGTGTCCTGATATTTGCCCTAATCCTATTTTGGTTTATATCGATGAATACCCGCAACTTAGAGCCTTGAATAAGGAGGTTGTTGAATTAGCCCTAGGTGAGCTTTTGCGCGTGCATCGTAGTGCAGGCGTATTTATTACCCTAGGCATTCAAAAGCCTAAGGCTGATCAATTGCCTACCGAGATGCGCGACATGTTAGACGTGAGGCTAGCCCTACGTGTACCGGATAAAACCGCTTCAATGGTCGCTATTGATGACACGGGTGCAGAAGGTTTGGCGGGTGAAGGAGCGTTTTTATTCCGTGTGGGTGGGCATAAGTTGGTGCAAGGGCGTGGGGTTTTTATGGCTACTCTAGGCGTTACGAATTAAGAGCGCCACTATTTCGTAACACAGCAAAACAAGGCTAAACTTAGAAGCATGGTGATGCTATGATAACGTTATCATTCACTGGACAAGGTAAAGGTGCATTATGCGAACCATCATCGATTTACCCCCGCATCATGTGGCACAGCTTGATAGGTTTAGCCAGCATGAAAAGGTATCCCGTGCTGAATTGGTAAGAAGGGCTATTGCTGAATACTTGGCGCGTCACACTCCAGCGCATTCAGAAAGTGAAGCCTTTGGCTTATGGGCTAAGCGTCAAGAGGATGGGTTGGACTACCAAAACCGCTTACGTGAGGAGTGGGATTAATGAAAGCACTGCTTGATACCAATATTCTGATTGATTACTTAAACGGTATTCCACAGGCTAAGCATGAAATAGACAGCTACCCAAAGCCTCTTATTAGCATTATTACATGGGTAGAGGTGCTAGTAGGGGCAACTCCAGAAGATGAAGCCACCATTAGAGGTTTTCTCAGTCGCTTTCAGGTGATTGCTTTAACAGCGGTGATTGCTGAAAACGCGGTATTGATTAGGCGACAATCTAAAATTCGTTTACCTGATGCGATTATTCAAGCGACTGCACAGGTAGAAAAGGTGTTGTTAGTGTCTCGCAATACTAAAGACTTTCCAGAGAATGCACAGTGGGTACGTATTCCTTATAAACTTCACCCTGACAAGATACATTAGCAATATTGCCTTTTTTATTGCCTGCTTAGTTAAGCGTTGGGGGCGAATTACTATAGTCAAAACCTCAAAAGTACACCGTAAAGTACACCGTAAACCTACCTATACCGTGTTGGTAAATTCTAAAACCTTTATGTACCAAGGCTTATAGCCTCTATAATGGGCTTATGACCTATTGATAGTTAATCAATGGGTCACACTAAAACGCAGTTATAAAAGCCTAAGACATAGCAAAGTGTGTGTAAGACTGTGTATATAGATGTTTTTCAAAGTAACTATTTTTTATCTTTAACAAATAGTTAGCTTGTTACTTCAATTCCTGCTGGGGCCATATTAGTGGTATTAGTCCCACCCATAGGATGTACTACATATTGTGGGTAAGGAATAATAATATTGTTTTTCCTAAAAGCTTTCTCAATCGCTACTAACATGTGACTGGTGACTTGGTTCTTCTGCTCTACATTACGAATAAAAAAGCGTAACTCGAAATTTAAAGCACTCTCTCCAAAACTTCTAAATAACGCTTGCGGGCGCATATCAATTTGATTATTAATGATATCACTGTGGTCTTGGGTAAGACTCACTAATAAAGCCATGAGCTTTTCTATATCAGTGCCATAAGCCACTCTGAGCGGAATAATAACTCGTCCATAACTATCATTTAAAAATAAATTAGTGACACGTCCTGAAATCAATTCTGAGTTAGGGACAATAATATCAGCCCGATCAAAATCCTGAATCGTAGTAGATCGAATACTAATATCTTTTACATATCCCTCAGCAGTACCCACTCTAATCCAATCCCCTCGGCGAATAGGGCGTTCAAATAATAAAATAAGCCCAGAGACAAAATTATTGACCACATTTTGCAGACCAAAGCCAATTCCCACTGATAAAGCTCCAGCAATAATAGCAAGGTTTTGAAATTTCAAACCAGCAATAGACAAGCCTATAATTACGGCAAGAATAATACCTATATAGCCTGAAATAGTCGTCATAGCATCGCGGGCCCCATGACTTAGATTAGTACGTTTTAACCAGCTTTCGGATAAATATTTCTTGAAAAACTGACTAAAGCTAATCAATAGACCCGCAACTAAAACCCCACTGAGTAAGCGAATAGGTTCTAGGGTAATTTCACCAATCTGGATACCATTCAAGAGCTTATTTAATAATAAAATAATGTTTTGCTCTGAAACACCCCATATCCGTAATAATAAAAGCAAGGCTAAGCTATTAAGTGTAATAGCAATAGCTAAACGCACCCAAATCAATCCGGGAAACAATTGTCCAGTTTTAACATCTAGTTTGTTGCGTAAATCACGTTGCCAAGCCGTTTTGCCTGTATCGAGTCCATCACATAATTCATTCGGAATATGCTGCAATAACCATAGCAACATCAAAATGAATAAAGTACCTAACATGCCAGAAAATAAAAACTCGGCAAAATTGCGATAACCTAACCACAACGCACCTATACCTATTAATAAACTTATAATAGTGAGCCATTGCAAGCGCATACGTTGTACTAAGATAAAGTGCTTACTTAGTCGCCACATTAAAGCGATAACGGCTAAGCCTAGAATCGTACCTAGCGCAATGCGGGTTAAGTTAATTAGGTGACTATCCAATGAGTTAACTAATTTGGAGTTGATGATTAAGCCAATAAAGCCGGAAAAAGCGAGTAATTTGACATAAAAATGAGTATGAATACGCTCTGATTTACTAAGGGGTGTGAAGCCATCAATAGTAACGCCCGTGCTTAAAGGCGCACGCATAATAGCATAGCTGATTAAAGCTAATAAAAAATAAAGTGAGATATACTGAATTAGCTTGTGTCCTACCGAGTAGTAGCTGAGATACAAATAAATAAAAAGCGCAAATAAAATAAATGGCATGAAACGCATACTACTTGTCCAAACGGCTACAAAAGTAGGGCTACCAATTTCTAGTGTTTGAGCATTTTGTGCGAGGCGGCGACTTCTATAATAGAGCCAAAATCCTCCTAACATACCCCCTACTAAACCATAAGCTAAGGCATAACGTAAAGCACCCCATTCAATAGGCATATTATTAAATAGCACCACTAAATTCTTAACTTCGGTTTGAATTAAAGAGGGATTGAAAATGATATTTTGTAAGCTGCTAAATAATGAGGTTTGCTGAGCAAATAAGCGCTCTTTTAAGTCTTGTTGAATAATATCCCGTGCTGATTTTTGTAAAGTCCCTGCTCGCAAACTAATCAGTTTGCATTGAGAAATACGTTTAGTAGTGACCTGTAGTTGACGGCTTAATTCATTGCGTTTTTGTCTTAGCGCAACATCTTCAGCACTTTGTTGATCACCTAATGATTTTAACGATTCATCTAATTGGGTTTTTTGTTTTTCATTATCAGTAATACAGGTTTGAGCATTTTGTTCGTGTTGGGTACTTTGGAGAATAAGCTCCTCTAGTGCTTTAATATCACGATTTTTTTGCCAAGTGGTTAGGTTGCGCTCAGCAATAGTGAGTTTTGCATTAATCATCGCTAATGCTTCTGCACTATAAGGATCTTCCTTAGTCGTATCTTCGGCACTAAAAGCTAGTGTGTTAAATAATACTAGCCATAGCCCTATTATAATAGTCCAGCGCCCCATCATTAGCCTTATCATTAATTAAGTTAGGTGGTAAGTTTAAAGACACGCATGGAGTAATAATGCAGTTTATTGTAATCCCATGCCTGTGCTACGCCTATTAAAAGCACAAATACACACTATTGCAAGTAGCCCTATCTGTGTTCTAGATAAGGGTTGCTAGGACTTGAGTAGCTTGCTTAGTGGTTGATCTGGCTCTCATCCTAGCAGGCACTGGCGTCTCCGAGTTAAGTCTCTGTCTGCTGAACACGACCTCTGTTTAGTCTGTTGGTGAACCGAGTGTGCTCATGCATAGACAAACGGTTTAATACAGTACAAAAGATACTATGCGTCAGGTTCTCAACAGAAAAATGGCTAGCAAAATAGGAATACCCCTTAAGCTTGGCAATAATACTTCAAAACAGGTATGAATATTGAATTATAAAATTGATTTGATTATAAGACCGGCTGTTATTGTGCAGTTCAGCTAACAGAGCTTAGTATTTAGCCACTTTTAAAGATGCACACTGAACCAAACCTTACTACAGTAAGGTTGTTGGGAAATAAAACAACAGAATTTCACGGGTTTGCTATTTAATATTCTGTTCAAAAACAAGTCTTAATAATTTGAATTTTAAGAAAAATATGGAGATTTATCATGAAAAAAAGCTACACATTGCTGACTTCTAGTATTTTATTGGGTTTAGCGGCTACTTCTGCTCAAGCAGTAAGTTTATATGACTATCAAGAAGCTAAGCCTTCTTACACCGATGCTAAGGTCGATGCTACTTTTAATTATCAAACCAATAAAAACAATACTGCTGTACAAGGTCAAAAGGATAGCTATAACCTTAATTTGAACTTTGATTATGAAAGAGTTTTCTCTACACCTATCCGTGATATTGAGTTTGCCGCTGCTGTGAGCGGAAACTCTAATCGTAACTCCGCAGGTGTGAAAAGTAATGACTATGCGGGTGCGGCTGGAGCAGGAGTATTCAACTACTTCAAGCCCAATAGTAAGGGCGCTTTTGTGTATGGTAGCGCTATTGTGGCTGATCAAAAAGACAAAAAGAATTATTTTGCTGAGACTTATGTCGGTGCGGGTTATGGTCGTGTAGTCGATGCTACTCCTATGTCACAAGCCATCTGGATTGTGAAAGAGTTACGTAAGCAAGATAAGCTAACTGGTGATTTATCAGTGGCTGATTATCAAAATTTGGCTAGCGTTATTGGTAAGAAAGAGGAGTATGCAGCTCGTTTAAGTCGATCAACCGATAACTACCGTGAGGCTTGGGTAGCAGACATGGCGAACGTCATTAATGCTTCAGGTAAAGCTAAAGGTGCTTTAGATGCTGCTGCCGTATTACGTGTTTATGATGTAGTTGAAAATGGTTTATTTGTGACACGCCGTATCGGTACGCGTGTAAGAGCGGGTGTAGGCTCTATTATCAAGA contains:
- a CDS encoding CopG family transcriptional regulator gives rise to the protein MRTIIDLPPHHVAQLDRFSQHEKVSRAELVRRAIAEYLARHTPAHSESEAFGLWAKRQEDGLDYQNRLREEWD
- a CDS encoding type II toxin-antitoxin system VapC family toxin: MKALLDTNILIDYLNGIPQAKHEIDSYPKPLISIITWVEVLVGATPEDEATIRGFLSRFQVIALTAVIAENAVLIRRQSKIRLPDAIIQATAQVEKVLLVSRNTKDFPENAQWVRIPYKLHPDKIH
- a CDS encoding FtsK/SpoIIIE domain-containing protein, with product MFIGKFNPHSIVPSTYKAMAACTGTVLTTLALTHSAPLAVGALGALYLANQYRTRDSRDGYLFDSPLDDLINSPELIANVNDLVTERLRKATGNKDLTALESRSAQYRLFKISTDNPQELAKALPRVASVLGIAPDELGFIPTAARDLSIILAPLPRSEWQAVPFDESQLKPNELIGYVGIDVQGQPVTYNRQHSPHMMISGTTNAGKTEAIRADMHAMRLSGLNPEIYIIDAKGTLRREPCNQFTADMNEGLEILTEINQRARERMQEIVKADCDNWFEYKKRCPDICPNPILVYIDEYPQLRALNKEVVELALGELLRVHRSAGVFITLGIQKPKADQLPTEMRDMLDVRLALRVPDKTASMVAIDDTGAEGLAGEGAFLFRVGGHKLVQGRGVFMATLGVTN
- a CDS encoding mechanosensitive ion channel domain-containing protein, whose amino-acid sequence is MMGRWTIIIGLWLVLFNTLAFSAEDTTKEDPYSAEALAMINAKLTIAERNLTTWQKNRDIKALEELILQSTQHEQNAQTCITDNEKQKTQLDESLKSLGDQQSAEDVALRQKRNELSRQLQVTTKRISQCKLISLRAGTLQKSARDIIQQDLKERLFAQQTSLFSSLQNIIFNPSLIQTEVKNLVVLFNNMPIEWGALRYALAYGLVGGMLGGFWLYYRSRRLAQNAQTLEIGSPTFVAVWTSSMRFMPFILFALFIYLYLSYYSVGHKLIQYISLYFLLALISYAIMRAPLSTGVTIDGFTPLSKSERIHTHFYVKLLAFSGFIGLIINSKLVNSLDSHLINLTRIALGTILGLAVIALMWRLSKHFILVQRMRLQWLTIISLLIGIGALWLGYRNFAEFLFSGMLGTLFILMLLWLLQHIPNELCDGLDTGKTAWQRDLRNKLDVKTGQLFPGLIWVRLAIAITLNSLALLLLLRIWGVSEQNIILLLNKLLNGIQIGEITLEPIRLLSGVLVAGLLISFSQFFKKYLSESWLKRTNLSHGARDAMTTISGYIGIILAVIIGLSIAGLKFQNLAIIAGALSVGIGFGLQNVVNNFVSGLILLFERPIRRGDWIRVGTAEGYVKDISIRSTTIQDFDRADIIVPNSELISGRVTNLFLNDSYGRVIIPLRVAYGTDIEKLMALLVSLTQDHSDIINNQIDMRPQALFRSFGESALNFELRFFIRNVEQKNQVTSHMLVAIEKAFRKNNIIIPYPQYVVHPMGGTNTTNMAPAGIEVTS